The following are encoded together in the Mugil cephalus isolate CIBA_MC_2020 chromosome 18, CIBA_Mcephalus_1.1, whole genome shotgun sequence genome:
- the pdia4 gene encoding protein disulfide-isomerase A4 isoform X2 — translation MRKIALLLIVLLGVAHFATVSRCEDDVEENKEESDDEEGDDEVDDDEEEDDTEVKEENGVLVLNDNNFDTFMEGKDTVLVEFYAPWCGHCKRLAPEYEKAAKELSQRSPPIPLAKVDATVEGEIASRFDVTGYPTLKIFRRGKVFDYNGPREKYGIVEHMSEQAGPPSKQVQAAKQVQELIKDGDDAVIVGVFSGEQDAGYEIYIEACNALREDFTFRHSFSAEVAKLLKASPGQIVLVHPEKFRSKHEPSSHTLAVKDSTPVSEVQEFFKKHAIPLVGHRKPSNDAKRYAKRPLVVVYYGVDFSFDYRKATQFWRSKVLEVAKDFPEYTFAIADEEDYAEELKSLGLSESGEEVNVGIMADGGKKFAMEPEEFDSEVLRDFVVAFKKGKLKPVIKSQPVPKNNKGPVKVVVGKTFDEIVMDTQKDVLIEFYAPWCGHCKKLEPDYLALAKKYKGEKNLVIAKMDTTANDVPNESYKVEGFPTIYFAPSNSKQSPVKLEGGDRTVEGLSKFLEKHATKLSQKRDEL, via the exons ATGAGGAAGATTGCTTTGCTGCTGATTGTGCTGCTCGGGGTTGCGCACTTTGCGACCGTGAGCAGATGTGAAGACG ATGTTGAAGAAAACAAGGAGGAGAGTGACGATGAAGAGGGAGATGATGaagttgatgatgatgaagaagaagatgacacagaggtgaaagaggagaacGGGGTGCTGGTTCTCAATGACAACAACTTTGACACGTTCATGGAGGGGAAAGACACGGTTCTGGTCGAGTTTTATGCTCCATG GTGCGGACACTGTAAGCGTTTGGCTCCAGAGTACGAGAAGGCAGCCAAGGAGCTGAGCCAGCGCTCGCCTCCCATTCCTCTGGCCAAGGTGGACGCCACAGTGGAGGGCGAGATCGCCTCACGCTTCGACGTCACCGGCTATCCCACCCTCAAGATCTTCAGGAGGGGCAAGGTGTTTGACTACAATGGGCCCAGAGAAAAGTATG gTATTGTTGAGCACATGAGTGAGCAGGCAGGACCTCCTTCCAAACAGGTCCAGGCAGCGAAGCAGGTGCAAGAGCTCATCAAGGATGGTGATGATGCCGTCATCGTTGGTGTGTTTTCTGGCGAGCAGGACGCAGGCTATGAGATTTACATCGAGGCCT GTAATGCTCTGAGGGAAGACTTCACCTTCCGTCACTCCTTCAGCGCTGAAGTGGCCAAGCTGCTCAAAGCTTCTCCCGGCCAGATTGTCCTTGTTCATCCTGAAAAGTTCCGCTCCAAGCATGAGCCATCGTCTCACACATTGGCAGTCAAG GATTCTACACCGGTATCAGAAGTGCAAGAGTTCTTCAAAAAACATGCCATTCCTCTGGTGGGACACAGGAAGCCAAGCAATGATGCTAAACGCTACGCCAAACGACCCCTGGTGGTTGTGTATTATGGAGTTGACTTCAGCTTTGACTACAGGAAAG CTACGCAGTTCTGGAGGTCTAAGGTACTCGAGGTGGCCAAGGACTTCCCAGAGTACACGTTTGCCATCGCTGACGAGGAGGATTATGCGGAGGAGCTGAAGAGCCTGGGCCTGAGTGAGAGCGGAGAGGAAGTGAACGTGGGGATTATGGCAGACGGAGGCAAAAAGTTTGCCATGGAGCCTGAGGAGTTTGACTCAGAGGTGCTGAGAGACTTTGTTGTGGCTTTCAAGAAAG GAAAGCTCAAACCCGTCATCAAATCCCAGCCAgtgccaaaaaacaacaaaggaccAGTTAAGGTTGTGGTGGGAAAGACCTTCGACGAGATCGTCATGGACACCCAGAAGGACGTCCTGATCGAGTTTTACGCTCCGTGGTGCGGCCACTGTAAGAAACTGGAGCCCGACTATTTGGCTCTGGCCAAAAAGTACAAGGGTGAGAAGAACCTGGTGATCGCCAAGATGGACACCACAGCCAACGACGTGCCAAACGAGAGCTACAAAGTGGAAGGCTTCCCCACAATATACTTTGCCCCAAGCAACAGCAAGCAGAGCCCCGTAAAGTTGGAAGGCGGAGACAGAACAGTAGAAGGGCTCAGCAAGTTTTTGGAAAAGCACGCCACAAAGCTATCACAGAAGAGAGACGAACTTTGA
- the pdia4 gene encoding protein disulfide-isomerase A4 isoform X1, translating into MRKIALLLIVLLGVAHFATVSRCEDDVEENKEESDDEEGDDEVDDDEEEDDTEVKEENGVLVLNDNNFDTFMEGKDTVLVEFYAPWCGHCKQFAPEYEKIAQTLKENDPPVPVAKVDATVATVLASRFEVSGYPTIKILKKGEPVEYDGERTEKAMVERVKEVAQPDWKPPPEATLVLTKDNFDDTVNNADIILVEFYAPWCGHCKRLAPEYEKAAKELSQRSPPIPLAKVDATVEGEIASRFDVTGYPTLKIFRRGKVFDYNGPREKYGIVEHMSEQAGPPSKQVQAAKQVQELIKDGDDAVIVGVFSGEQDAGYEIYIEACNALREDFTFRHSFSAEVAKLLKASPGQIVLVHPEKFRSKHEPSSHTLAVKDSTPVSEVQEFFKKHAIPLVGHRKPSNDAKRYAKRPLVVVYYGVDFSFDYRKATQFWRSKVLEVAKDFPEYTFAIADEEDYAEELKSLGLSESGEEVNVGIMADGGKKFAMEPEEFDSEVLRDFVVAFKKGKLKPVIKSQPVPKNNKGPVKVVVGKTFDEIVMDTQKDVLIEFYAPWCGHCKKLEPDYLALAKKYKGEKNLVIAKMDTTANDVPNESYKVEGFPTIYFAPSNSKQSPVKLEGGDRTVEGLSKFLEKHATKLSQKRDEL; encoded by the exons ATGAGGAAGATTGCTTTGCTGCTGATTGTGCTGCTCGGGGTTGCGCACTTTGCGACCGTGAGCAGATGTGAAGACG ATGTTGAAGAAAACAAGGAGGAGAGTGACGATGAAGAGGGAGATGATGaagttgatgatgatgaagaagaagatgacacagaggtgaaagaggagaacGGGGTGCTGGTTCTCAATGACAACAACTTTGACACGTTCATGGAGGGGAAAGACACGGTTCTGGTCGAGTTTTATGCTCCATG gtGTGGCCACTGCAAACAGTTTGCCCCGGAGTATGAAAAAATTGCTCAGACTCTCAAGGAGAATGACCCTCCTGTACCTGTGGCCAAAGTGGATGCAACAGTAGCTACCGTTTTGGCGAGCAGGTTCGAAGTGTCGGGATATCCCACCATCAAGATCCTGAAAAAAGGGGAGCCTGTGGAATATGAcggagagagaacagagaagg CCATGGTGGAGCGAGTGAAAGAAGTGGCTCAGCCAGACTGGAAGCCCCCTCCTGAGGCAACACTGGTGCTGACCAAGGACAACTTTGATGACACCGTCAATAATGCCGACATCATCCTGGTGGAGTTTTATGCTCCATG GTGCGGACACTGTAAGCGTTTGGCTCCAGAGTACGAGAAGGCAGCCAAGGAGCTGAGCCAGCGCTCGCCTCCCATTCCTCTGGCCAAGGTGGACGCCACAGTGGAGGGCGAGATCGCCTCACGCTTCGACGTCACCGGCTATCCCACCCTCAAGATCTTCAGGAGGGGCAAGGTGTTTGACTACAATGGGCCCAGAGAAAAGTATG gTATTGTTGAGCACATGAGTGAGCAGGCAGGACCTCCTTCCAAACAGGTCCAGGCAGCGAAGCAGGTGCAAGAGCTCATCAAGGATGGTGATGATGCCGTCATCGTTGGTGTGTTTTCTGGCGAGCAGGACGCAGGCTATGAGATTTACATCGAGGCCT GTAATGCTCTGAGGGAAGACTTCACCTTCCGTCACTCCTTCAGCGCTGAAGTGGCCAAGCTGCTCAAAGCTTCTCCCGGCCAGATTGTCCTTGTTCATCCTGAAAAGTTCCGCTCCAAGCATGAGCCATCGTCTCACACATTGGCAGTCAAG GATTCTACACCGGTATCAGAAGTGCAAGAGTTCTTCAAAAAACATGCCATTCCTCTGGTGGGACACAGGAAGCCAAGCAATGATGCTAAACGCTACGCCAAACGACCCCTGGTGGTTGTGTATTATGGAGTTGACTTCAGCTTTGACTACAGGAAAG CTACGCAGTTCTGGAGGTCTAAGGTACTCGAGGTGGCCAAGGACTTCCCAGAGTACACGTTTGCCATCGCTGACGAGGAGGATTATGCGGAGGAGCTGAAGAGCCTGGGCCTGAGTGAGAGCGGAGAGGAAGTGAACGTGGGGATTATGGCAGACGGAGGCAAAAAGTTTGCCATGGAGCCTGAGGAGTTTGACTCAGAGGTGCTGAGAGACTTTGTTGTGGCTTTCAAGAAAG GAAAGCTCAAACCCGTCATCAAATCCCAGCCAgtgccaaaaaacaacaaaggaccAGTTAAGGTTGTGGTGGGAAAGACCTTCGACGAGATCGTCATGGACACCCAGAAGGACGTCCTGATCGAGTTTTACGCTCCGTGGTGCGGCCACTGTAAGAAACTGGAGCCCGACTATTTGGCTCTGGCCAAAAAGTACAAGGGTGAGAAGAACCTGGTGATCGCCAAGATGGACACCACAGCCAACGACGTGCCAAACGAGAGCTACAAAGTGGAAGGCTTCCCCACAATATACTTTGCCCCAAGCAACAGCAAGCAGAGCCCCGTAAAGTTGGAAGGCGGAGACAGAACAGTAGAAGGGCTCAGCAAGTTTTTGGAAAAGCACGCCACAAAGCTATCACAGAAGAGAGACGAACTTTGA